A section of the Terriglobia bacterium genome encodes:
- the accC gene encoding acetyl-CoA carboxylase biotin carboxylase subunit, with translation MFQKILIANRGEIAVRVIRACRELGIQSVAVYSDVDRAALHVRKADEAYHIGPAPAAQSYLNIDKLLAVAKNSGAQAIHPGYGFLSENAEFAQACRDAKLVFIGPSPQSMRLMGSKTRARVAMEQAGVPFVPGSAKGLPTFGDALHVAREVGYPVMIKAAAGGGGKGMRRVFSEPELRSAYDAARSEALRSFKDDEVYIEKLFENPRHIEIQIIGDEHGNLIYLGERECSVQRRHQKVVEEAPSSIVDADMRRRMGETAVKVGKAAGYSNAGTVEFLVDRDKRFYFLEMNTRLQVEHPVTEFVTGLDLVHLQLHIASGEKLALKQDDITIRGHAIECRVYAEDPDNNFMPSPGKITRLLQPSGPGIRRDSGMYEGIVVPVDYDPLLAKVIAYAPTRMECIGRLQRALQEYFVGGIKTNLGLFRRILQEPDFIAGNIDTGFLDRLLNGDKEARAVHTARDGDPGIAAIAAALFTFTDPAADGAGTNGSASNSSRTPEWKRAARQEALRGS, from the coding sequence ATGTTCCAGAAGATCCTCATCGCGAACCGCGGCGAGATCGCCGTGCGCGTGATCCGCGCCTGCCGCGAGCTGGGCATCCAGTCGGTGGCCGTCTATTCCGACGTGGACCGCGCCGCGCTGCACGTGCGCAAGGCGGACGAGGCCTACCACATCGGGCCCGCACCCGCCGCCCAGTCCTACCTGAACATCGACAAGCTGCTCGCGGTCGCCAAGAACAGCGGCGCGCAGGCCATCCATCCCGGCTACGGTTTCCTCTCCGAGAATGCGGAATTCGCGCAGGCGTGCCGCGACGCCAAGCTGGTGTTCATCGGGCCCTCCCCCCAATCCATGCGCCTGATGGGCTCCAAGACCCGCGCGCGCGTAGCCATGGAGCAGGCTGGAGTGCCGTTCGTCCCGGGTTCGGCCAAGGGCCTGCCCACGTTCGGCGACGCGCTGCATGTGGCGCGCGAGGTCGGATATCCGGTCATGATCAAGGCCGCAGCCGGAGGCGGCGGCAAAGGCATGCGCCGCGTCTTCAGCGAGCCCGAGCTGCGCTCCGCCTACGACGCGGCCCGCAGCGAGGCCCTGCGCTCCTTCAAGGACGACGAGGTCTACATCGAGAAGCTCTTCGAGAACCCGCGCCACATCGAGATCCAGATCATCGGCGACGAGCACGGCAACCTGATCTATCTCGGCGAGCGCGAGTGCTCGGTACAGCGCCGCCATCAGAAGGTCGTGGAAGAGGCGCCGTCCTCGATCGTGGACGCTGACATGCGCCGCCGCATGGGCGAGACCGCGGTCAAGGTGGGCAAGGCCGCCGGCTACAGCAATGCCGGCACCGTCGAGTTCCTGGTAGACAGGGACAAGCGCTTCTACTTCCTGGAGATGAATACGCGTCTCCAGGTGGAGCACCCGGTCACGGAGTTCGTCACCGGACTCGACCTCGTCCACCTCCAGCTCCACATCGCCAGCGGCGAAAAGCTGGCGCTGAAGCAGGACGACATCACCATCCGCGGGCACGCCATCGAGTGCCGCGTGTACGCCGAGGACCCGGACAACAACTTCATGCCCTCACCGGGGAAAATCACGCGCCTGCTCCAGCCCTCGGGACCGGGAATCCGGCGCGACAGCGGCATGTACGAGGGCATCGTCGTCCCGGTGGACTACGACCCGCTGCTGGCCAAGGTGATCGCTTACGCCCCGACGCGGATGGAGTGCATCGGCCGGCTGCAGCGCGCGCTGCAGGAATACTTCGTGGGCGGCATCAAGACCAATCTGGGGCTGTTCCGCCGCATCCTGCAGGAGCCGGATTTTATCGCCGGCAACATCGACACCGGCTTCCTCGACCGGTTGCTGAATGGCGACAAGGAGGCGCGAGCGGTGCACACTGCGCGCGACGGCGACCCCGGGATCGCCGCCATTGCCGCCGCCTTGTTCACTTTCACCGACCCGGCGGCCGACGGCGCCGGCACGAATGGTTCAGCGTCCAACTCCAGCCGTACGCCGGAATGGAAGCGCGCCGCGCGCCAGGAAGCGCTGCGAGGGAGCTGA
- a CDS encoding tetratricopeptide repeat protein — protein MNRSERKHLAWWAAKLIAVLAMSAALLAVTGCNKLKARDQLNKGVQAYKNARFEEAIERFKNAVALDPNLNVARLYLATAYAQQYIPGADTPENNRLAEQAIEEFKKVLEKDRKSVNSVKGIAALYFQMKKFDQAKEYHNKAKQLDPNDPEAYYAIGVIDWTQSYAPRMEERAKIGLKPDEQLKDKKVCAALKDKNWNVIMDGIDNLKKALELRPDYDDAMAYMNLLFREKADLECEDLDQRQADLKTADDWVAKTMITKKQKAEKAAQPGGITLEQPSK, from the coding sequence AGCACCTGGCATGGTGGGCCGCAAAGCTGATCGCGGTGCTGGCCATGTCGGCAGCGCTGCTGGCCGTCACCGGTTGTAACAAGCTGAAGGCCCGCGACCAGCTCAACAAGGGCGTACAGGCGTACAAGAACGCCCGTTTCGAAGAGGCGATCGAGAGATTCAAGAACGCCGTCGCGCTCGATCCTAACCTGAACGTCGCCCGCCTGTACCTGGCGACCGCCTACGCCCAGCAGTACATCCCCGGTGCTGACACGCCCGAGAACAACCGCCTGGCAGAGCAGGCTATCGAGGAGTTCAAGAAGGTCCTGGAAAAGGACCGGAAGAGCGTCAACAGCGTCAAGGGCATCGCGGCCCTGTACTTCCAAATGAAGAAGTTCGACCAGGCCAAGGAGTACCACAACAAGGCCAAGCAGCTTGACCCCAACGATCCCGAGGCCTACTACGCCATCGGTGTCATCGATTGGACGCAGTCTTACGCGCCCCGCATGGAGGAGCGCGCCAAGATCGGCCTCAAGCCAGACGAGCAGCTCAAAGACAAGAAGGTCTGCGCCGCGCTGAAGGACAAGAACTGGAACGTCATCATGGACGGCATCGACAACCTGAAAAAGGCGCTCGAACTCCGCCCGGACTATGACGACGCCATGGCGTACATGAACCTGCTGTTCCGCGAGAAGGCGGACCTGGAGTGCGAAGATCTGGATCAGCGGCAGGCCGACCTGAAGACGGCCGACGACTGGGTCGCCAAAACCATGATCACCAAGAAACAGAAAGCGGAGAAGGCGGCCCAGCCCGGCGGCATCACGCTGGAGCAGCCGTCGAAGTAG